The following proteins are encoded in a genomic region of Thermococcus pacificus:
- a CDS encoding L-threonylcarbamoyladenylate synthase translates to MTVVINMREGVDERKVKIAARFILEGKLVAFPTETVYGLGADALNEEAARRIFQAKGRPADNPLIVHIAEFEDLKRLAREIPDEARLLAERFWPGPLTMVLPRREEVPDVTTGGLDTVAVRMPAHPIALALIKASTPIAAPSANISGKPSPTLAEHVVDDFYGKIEAIIDGGETNIGVESTVIDLSSERPTLLRPGGLPLEEIEAVIGPVEIHPAVRGKLVDVARSPGMKYKHYSPNAQVIVVEGPRERVRQKIAELVKEYRSKGLRVGVMATEEYEADEFFHLGRTEEDVARNLFRALRELDKRGVDIIIAEGIEERGLGFAVMNRLRKAAGYRIVWA, encoded by the coding sequence ATGACGGTAGTAATCAACATGCGAGAGGGCGTTGATGAGAGAAAGGTTAAGATAGCCGCGAGGTTCATACTTGAGGGTAAGCTGGTGGCGTTCCCGACCGAGACGGTCTACGGCCTTGGGGCGGACGCACTCAACGAAGAAGCAGCCAGGAGGATATTCCAGGCAAAGGGAAGACCCGCGGACAACCCGCTCATCGTCCACATAGCTGAATTCGAGGACTTAAAAAGGCTCGCCAGAGAAATCCCCGACGAGGCTAGACTTCTGGCGGAGAGGTTCTGGCCGGGGCCGCTCACGATGGTGCTCCCCCGGAGGGAGGAGGTGCCGGACGTAACCACAGGGGGACTGGACACCGTAGCCGTCAGGATGCCGGCCCACCCGATAGCACTCGCACTCATAAAGGCCAGCACCCCGATAGCGGCTCCTTCAGCAAACATAAGCGGGAAGCCCAGCCCCACCCTCGCTGAACACGTGGTGGATGACTTCTACGGGAAGATTGAGGCAATAATCGACGGCGGGGAGACGAACATAGGGGTGGAGTCAACCGTTATAGACCTCAGCTCGGAGAGGCCAACCCTCCTGAGGCCGGGGGGCCTGCCACTTGAGGAGATTGAGGCAGTTATCGGACCGGTTGAGATACACCCCGCTGTGAGGGGCAAACTCGTAGACGTCGCCCGCTCACCAGGCATGAAGTACAAGCACTACTCGCCGAATGCGCAGGTTATAGTCGTAGAGGGGCCAAGGGAGAGGGTTAGGCAAAAGATAGCCGAGCTTGTCAAGGAATACCGCTCGAAGGGGCTCCGCGTTGGGGTCATGGCCACGGAGGAGTATGAGGCAGACGAGTTCTTCCATCTAGGGAGAACGGAGGAGGACGTGGCCAGAAACCTGTTTAGAGCCCTGAGGGAGCTTGATAAGCGCGGCGTGGACATAATAATTGCCGAAGGGATTGAGGAAAGGGGGCTCGGCTTTGCGGTGATGAACAGACTGAGAAAGGCGGCAGGGTACAGAATAGTATGGGCATAG
- a CDS encoding nucleotidyltransferase domain-containing protein, which translates to MPREKVVRVWDEREVVYTPKRWRYLREKREKALGIMERLEQFDPQLYGSVARGDVRRDSDIDVFIPYRVPSYLIELALEGLVGRRKIVMATPWHLIKGVIEIDEETTVTFPLIDPTDRELEFYRWGGAIDLWGVKTNERVPGVNKKLILIIPTERGHIEREVVGRESEVAKLLGVSIDIVTERVHVLTRRDRIGRTGIYIDEEVPDWMTFEEALKMIADRDPNVRRKIRERG; encoded by the coding sequence ATGCCGAGGGAAAAGGTTGTCCGTGTCTGGGACGAGAGGGAAGTCGTCTACACGCCGAAGCGCTGGCGCTACCTCCGGGAGAAAAGGGAGAAAGCCCTGGGGATAATGGAGCGCCTGGAGCAGTTCGACCCACAGCTCTACGGCAGTGTCGCGAGGGGCGACGTTAGGAGGGACAGCGACATAGACGTGTTCATTCCCTACAGGGTTCCGAGCTACCTCATCGAGCTAGCCCTGGAGGGGCTTGTGGGCAGAAGGAAAATCGTGATGGCGACCCCCTGGCACCTCATAAAGGGCGTCATCGAGATAGACGAGGAGACGACGGTGACCTTTCCGCTGATAGACCCCACGGACAGGGAGCTGGAGTTCTACCGCTGGGGAGGTGCGATAGACCTGTGGGGAGTGAAAACCAACGAGCGCGTTCCAGGCGTGAATAAGAAGCTGATTCTGATCATTCCGACGGAGAGGGGGCACATCGAGCGCGAAGTCGTCGGGAGGGAGAGTGAGGTTGCAAAGCTCCTCGGGGTAAGCATTGACATAGTCACCGAACGCGTCCACGTCCTCACGAGGCGTGACAGAATAGGGAGAACCGGGATCTACATTGACGAGGAAGTGCCCGACTGGATGACCTTTGAGGAAGCCCTCAAGATGATAGCTGACCGCGACCCGAACGTTAGGAGGAAGATTAGGGAGAGGGGCTAG
- the serS gene encoding serine--tRNA ligase, translating to MLDIKLIRENPDLVKGDLIKRGELEKLKWIDEILELDAKWRENLRKINQLRKERNRLAVQIGKRKKAGEPIDDLLAKSNEIVKQIEALEKEVEELRKKIDYYLWRLPNITHESVPVGKDDTENVPIRFWGKAKVWEGFLDTFKEQSLGKMEYEVLSWKPRLHVDMLELLRGADLERAAKVSGARFYYLMNELVILDLALIRFALDRLIEKGFVPVIPPYMVRRFVEEGVTSFGDFEDVIYKVEGEDLYLIPTAEHPLAGMHANEIIEGKDLPLLYVGVSPCFRKEAGTAGKDTKGIFRVHQFHKVEQFVYSRPEESWEWHEKLITNAEEIFQELEIPYRVVNICTGDLGYVAAKKYDIEAWMAGQGKFREVVSASNCTEWQARRLNIRFRDKTHEKPRFVHTLNSTAIATSRAIVAILENHQTEEGVVKLPKALWKYTGFKEILPASMKEKCCQE from the coding sequence ATGCTGGACATAAAGCTCATCCGTGAAAACCCCGACCTCGTCAAGGGCGACCTCATCAAGCGCGGCGAGCTTGAGAAGCTCAAGTGGATAGATGAAATCCTCGAACTCGACGCCAAGTGGCGCGAGAACCTCAGGAAGATAAACCAGCTCAGGAAGGAGCGCAACCGGCTTGCGGTCCAGATAGGCAAGCGCAAGAAGGCCGGTGAACCGATAGACGACCTCCTGGCGAAGAGCAACGAGATAGTGAAGCAGATCGAGGCCCTGGAGAAAGAGGTAGAAGAACTCCGGAAGAAGATAGACTACTACCTCTGGCGCCTCCCGAACATAACCCACGAGAGCGTTCCCGTTGGAAAGGACGACACCGAGAACGTCCCGATAAGGTTCTGGGGTAAAGCTAAGGTCTGGGAGGGCTTCCTCGATACGTTCAAGGAGCAGAGCCTCGGAAAGATGGAGTACGAGGTTCTGAGCTGGAAGCCGAGGCTCCACGTCGACATGCTGGAGCTTTTGAGGGGCGCCGACCTCGAAAGGGCCGCGAAGGTGAGCGGCGCGCGCTTCTACTACCTCATGAACGAGCTTGTAATACTAGATTTAGCTTTGATTCGCTTTGCCCTTGACAGGCTCATCGAGAAGGGCTTCGTCCCGGTGATACCGCCCTACATGGTGCGTCGCTTTGTTGAAGAGGGCGTCACCAGCTTCGGCGACTTCGAGGACGTCATCTACAAGGTCGAGGGGGAGGACCTCTACCTCATCCCGACGGCTGAGCACCCATTAGCTGGAATGCACGCCAACGAGATAATTGAGGGTAAGGATTTACCTCTCCTCTACGTCGGCGTTTCGCCGTGCTTCAGGAAGGAAGCGGGAACGGCAGGAAAGGACACGAAGGGAATCTTCCGCGTCCACCAGTTCCACAAGGTCGAGCAGTTCGTCTATTCCCGCCCGGAGGAGAGCTGGGAGTGGCACGAGAAGCTCATAACCAACGCAGAGGAAATATTCCAGGAGCTTGAGATACCCTACCGCGTCGTGAACATCTGCACTGGCGACCTCGGCTACGTTGCGGCTAAAAAGTACGATATCGAGGCGTGGATGGCCGGCCAGGGCAAGTTCAGGGAAGTTGTTTCAGCGAGCAACTGTACGGAGTGGCAGGCGAGGCGCTTAAACATCCGCTTCCGCGATAAGACCCACGAGAAGCCGCGCTTCGTCCACACGCTCAACTCGACTGCCATAGCCACCTCAAGGGCCATCGTCGCTATCCTCGAGAACCACCAGACAGAGGAAGGCGTCGTGAAGCTCCCGAAGGCCCTCTGGAAGTACACGGGCTTCAAGGAAATTCTGCCGGCGAGCATGAAGGAGAAGTGCTGCCAGGAGTGA
- a CDS encoding molybdenum cofactor synthesis domain-containing protein, with translation MAFLKVVPLEKALEVINSFPLEPKVEKVPLEEALGRVLAEDVVSPIDVPPFDRATVDGYAVRAEDTFMASESEPVRLKVVGEINAGDTPNIELKPGEAVYISTGAPLPKGADAVIQFEDVSRDGDEVIIYKPAYPSLGVMKAGADIPKGEPLLKRGTRLTFKDTALLSAVGIAEVPVFRKPKVAVISTGNEIVPPGSELRHGQIYDINGRAITDAVRELGGEAFFLGIARDDRENLKALIEKGVECCDVVLLSGGASGGIRDLTNSIVEELGEVKIHGIAIQPGKPTVIGLIDGKPVFGLPGYPTSCLTNFTLLVAPLLRKLIGREGEVRKVKKRLAHKVFSVKGRRQFLPVKIDGEKAVPILKGSGAVTSFVDADGFIEVPENVEILEAGEEVEVTFFG, from the coding sequence ATGGCGTTCCTAAAGGTCGTTCCCCTGGAGAAGGCACTCGAGGTTATCAACTCATTCCCGCTCGAGCCGAAGGTCGAGAAGGTGCCTCTGGAGGAGGCCCTCGGCAGGGTTCTCGCTGAGGACGTTGTCTCTCCGATAGACGTCCCACCCTTTGACAGGGCGACGGTTGACGGCTACGCGGTCAGGGCAGAGGACACCTTCATGGCGAGCGAGAGCGAGCCGGTCAGGCTGAAGGTGGTCGGCGAGATAAACGCCGGGGACACCCCGAACATCGAGCTGAAGCCCGGCGAGGCGGTCTACATATCCACCGGCGCACCGCTCCCGAAGGGGGCCGATGCGGTTATCCAGTTCGAGGACGTCAGCAGGGATGGGGATGAGGTCATCATATACAAACCCGCTTATCCATCGCTCGGCGTCATGAAGGCTGGGGCAGACATCCCGAAGGGGGAACCTCTCTTAAAGAGGGGAACGAGGCTGACTTTCAAGGACACGGCCCTCCTCTCTGCAGTCGGTATTGCGGAAGTCCCCGTCTTCAGGAAGCCGAAGGTTGCGGTTATAAGCACGGGCAACGAAATCGTTCCCCCGGGGAGCGAACTGAGGCACGGCCAGATTTACGACATCAACGGGAGGGCCATAACCGATGCCGTCAGGGAGCTCGGCGGCGAGGCGTTCTTCCTTGGAATAGCGCGGGACGACCGCGAGAACCTTAAAGCGCTCATTGAGAAGGGTGTGGAGTGCTGCGACGTCGTCCTGCTCAGCGGCGGTGCAAGCGGCGGCATAAGGGATCTGACGAACTCCATCGTTGAGGAGCTCGGCGAGGTGAAGATACACGGCATAGCAATACAGCCCGGCAAGCCGACGGTTATAGGCCTCATCGATGGGAAGCCCGTCTTCGGTCTCCCCGGTTATCCTACCAGCTGCCTGACGAACTTTACGCTACTCGTCGCGCCGCTTCTCAGGAAGCTCATCGGAAGGGAGGGTGAGGTCAGGAAAGTTAAGAAGAGGCTCGCCCACAAGGTCTTCTCCGTCAAAGGAAGGAGGCAGTTCCTGCCCGTGAAGATAGATGGCGAGAAAGCGGTGCCGATACTGAAGGGAAGCGGAGCTGTTACCAGCTTCGTCGATGCCGACGGCTTCATCGAGGTTCCGGAGAACGTCGAGATACTCGAGGCGGGGGAAGAGGTCGAGGTTACGTTCTTCGGCTGA